The following nucleotide sequence is from Borrelia puertoricensis.
TTTTAAAAGTTCTACTTGGCGACTTGATGATACGATAACATCATAATCATCAATATCAATATAATCAAAGCATGTCAATGACCTTATCTTATCATAAAGAGAATCTATGCCAAATAAAGTCTTAGTACTAATCTTTACTAAATTTGATGAATTTATATTATCCGAATTAAAAAATTCAACTGTTTGTTTATTTGATTCTAAATCCATCTTATTTAAAACAAAAATCACCTTAGAATGTCCCTTATAAGAATCAATAAATTTTAAATCGTCATTTGTTAATCTTGCACTCAAATCAATAACATAAAGCACTAAAGATGCTTCCTTAATTAAAGAATTACTTTTAACGATACCCAACTGTTCAACAAAATCACTAGTCTCTCTAAGTCCTGCTGTATCAAAAACATTAAATAAAATACCATCAAATTCAAAGCTTGCTTGAATGTAATCTCTTGTAGTGCCAGCATAAGAGGAAACTATAGCCCTATCTTCCTTTAGTAACAAATTAAAAAGAGAAGATTTGCCAACATTAACAGAACCGGCCAAAACTAATGCAATTCCATGATCAAGTTTCCTTGCAGTATTATAAGAATCAATCAATCTCTTAAGTTCATCTCTGCTTTTTGAAATAACCTCAAAAGGAATGGTAACCTCATATTCACTTGTTTCATAATCAAGATGAACACTAAGTGCTGAGAGAAAATTTAAAATATCTTTTTTGATCAAATCTATTTTAGTAAACAAAGAACCTGAAAGCTTGTTAACAGCAAGAGCATGGGTCTTATTAGTTTTAGCAGAAACTAACTCATTTACTGCCTCTGCTTTAGTAAGATCAAGTTTTCCAGCCAAAAAAGCACGAAGAGTAAATTCACCAGGCTCAGCCATTCTAAATCCCACTTTCAAAAAACAGCCTATAATTCTCTTTATACCAATAGGGGAGCCATGGGCCATAACCTCTATTGAATCTTGACCTGTAAAACTTTTTGGAGCTCTATAAAGACAAACAACAACTTCGTCCAATTTTTCACAAATTTCTCTATCTATTAAATACCCATAATGAATGGTATGACCAGACGCTTCAAGCAGTCGCTTAGGATCTGAAAATATTTTAGAAAATTTTTCAATTGAAGAAATCCCACTACTACGAATCACACACAAAGCACTACTAAGTAAAGGAGTAGCAAGTGCAACAATATCATCTTCTCTGTGAAAAAACTTGCTCATAGACTACAAAAATTATAACATAGCATAAATGGCAAAGACTAAAAATAAAAGAAAAAATTCAAAAATACAATTACATAAATAAATGACCTAAATTTGTAAATATTATGAATTTCACTTATAATTTACTTTATAAAGATGAAAACCAAATTAGAAACTGAACTGAAAAATACTTTACAAGAAGAAGTTCTTTTAGTAGAAGATATATATGATATGTACCTAAATATAAAAAGATATCTTGATGAAAAAAACGAAACGATGTTTAAAGAAGCAATAAATAAAACAAACATTTATCTTCACAAATTTAAAGATATAGAACAAAAGAGAGATGAGCTTTGGAAAAATTTTACAGCTCCTGAAAAATTTGAATCAACTTACAAGGCTATAGAAAAACTGTGTTCGGTTTATAAAAAAGAGATATATAATTATTTTCATCGATTAAAAATAGGGATATTGAATATCCAGAACTTAAATTACTTAATATCAAGCTACACAGAAACATCTCTTGGTATTTTAGATCTAATATTTAAAGACGCTCAAGAAAGCGTAGACAACATAACTTATAAAAATCCCTATGGACCAAAAAGCGGAAACTTAAATGAAGCATCCGTTTTAATAAACAAAAAACTTTAACTACTTAAGGAGTTTTAAATGGATTCAACATTTTCAGGAATAGAAATTGGGAAAAAAAGTTTATTTGCACACAAAGATGCTATGAACACAATTGGACATAATCTAACTAACACGTCAAAACCCGGATATTCAAGACAAAGAGTTATAATGAAAACTGAAATGCCAATTTATGCTCCTCAATTAAATAGAACAAACAAAGTTGGTCAACTAGGTCAAGGAATAATGGTTCAAACCATAGAACGAGTAAGAGACGACTTGCTTGATATAAAAATAGCTGAAGAATCACATAGACTTGGCTATTGGAGTTCAAAAGACAAATTTATCTCTCTGCTTGAAAATGTATATAATGAACCGGAAGAACAATCAATCAGAAAAAGATTAAATGATTTTTGGGACAGCTGGCAAGATTTATCAAAACAGCCCCAAGGACTAGCTGAAAGAAATATTATACTAGAACGCGGACAATCTTTTGCAGAAGTAGTAAACAGCAGATTTCATTCTCTTAAACGAATATACACAATGGCAAATGACGAAGTAAAAATCACTACTGAAGAGATAAATAACTACCTTAGGAATATCAGTAAGCTTAATAAGCAAATTGCAAAATCAATCGCCATGAAAGATCAGCCAAATGATTTAATGGATGAACGGGATTTAATAGTTGATAAACTAAGCAATTTAATCAGTATCTCCATAGAAAATAAGCGAGACCCTAATGAATTTTTAATTTATGTAGAAGGAAAACATCTAATTCAAGGTGCAATTGCAAATGAATTTATATTAGAAGCAGCCAATGGCCCTACAGGAACTAAATGGAATATTTTATGGAATAATGGAGAACCGGCTAATATTAATACGGGAAAATTAGGGGCTCTTATTAATGTAAGAGATAACGAAATTAAAAACGAAATTAATGAAATAGATAACATGGCAATTAATATCACAGAGCTTGTAAATGAAGTTCATGTGTCAGGACACGGCCTTGATCAAAAAAACGGAAGAATTTTCTTCGACCAAGAATACAAGCTAACCGATGAGCGTGGACGACATGACAGCAATGGAGATGGTCAATTTGATTCTGTTCATATATTTAAAATAAATAGTACAAATGAAATTTTTCCAGAAGAAAATCTAGGATTTTCAGGAATACTCAAATTTCAAGCAATCAATAAAAATGATTTTATAGAAATATCCTACAATACAACAGATACCGTCCAAGACGTAATAAATAAAATAAATAACTCCAACTCACAAGTCACTGCAAGAATTAATGCAGAAGGAAAATTTGAAATTAAGGCAATCAAAGAAGAAGAAAACGACAATGCTATTTTTAGAATTAGATATATTGAAGATTCTGGGATATTTTTAACAACTTACACAGGCATTTTAAATGCATCGGGAACTG
It contains:
- a CDS encoding flagellar protein FlbF, whose translation is MKTKLETELKNTLQEEVLLVEDIYDMYLNIKRYLDEKNETMFKEAINKTNIYLHKFKDIEQKRDELWKNFTAPEKFESTYKAIEKLCSVYKKEIYNYFHRLKIGILNIQNLNYLISSYTETSLGILDLIFKDAQESVDNITYKNPYGPKSGNLNEASVLINKKL
- the flgK gene encoding flagellar hook-associated protein FlgK, with translation MDSTFSGIEIGKKSLFAHKDAMNTIGHNLTNTSKPGYSRQRVIMKTEMPIYAPQLNRTNKVGQLGQGIMVQTIERVRDDLLDIKIAEESHRLGYWSSKDKFISLLENVYNEPEEQSIRKRLNDFWDSWQDLSKQPQGLAERNIILERGQSFAEVVNSRFHSLKRIYTMANDEVKITTEEINNYLRNISKLNKQIAKSIAMKDQPNDLMDERDLIVDKLSNLISISIENKRDPNEFLIYVEGKHLIQGAIANEFILEAANGPTGTKWNILWNNGEPANINTGKLGALINVRDNEIKNEINEIDNMAINITELVNEVHVSGHGLDQKNGRIFFDQEYKLTDERGRHDSNGDGQFDSVHIFKINSTNEIFPEENLGFSGILKFQAINKNDFIEISYNTTDTVQDVINKINNSNSQVTARINAEGKFEIKAIKEEENDNAIFRIRYIEDSGIFLTTYTGILNASGTEGAYNYQDINTTNQLINTASYSIAPLKNPAAWLKVSREIADDPSKIVSGIKTPTNNAPIGDNKAALRIASFVNSQIMIGKNATLNDYFANTASNIAIKGQTAEITKNSQEQILKSLTDLRLSISGVNKDEELANMIEFQQSFIAASKFITVSAELIDTIINKMGV
- the mnmE gene encoding tRNA uridine-5-carboxymethylaminomethyl(34) synthesis GTPase MnmE, whose product is MSKFFHREDDIVALATPLLSSALCVIRSSGISSIEKFSKIFSDPKRLLEASGHTIHYGYLIDREICEKLDEVVVCLYRAPKSFTGQDSIEVMAHGSPIGIKRIIGCFLKVGFRMAEPGEFTLRAFLAGKLDLTKAEAVNELVSAKTNKTHALAVNKLSGSLFTKIDLIKKDILNFLSALSVHLDYETSEYEVTIPFEVISKSRDELKRLIDSYNTARKLDHGIALVLAGSVNVGKSSLFNLLLKEDRAIVSSYAGTTRDYIQASFEFDGILFNVFDTAGLRETSDFVEQLGIVKSNSLIKEASLVLYVIDLSARLTNDDLKFIDSYKGHSKVIFVLNKMDLESNKQTVEFFNSDNINSSNLVKISTKTLFGIDSLYDKIRSLTCFDYIDIDDYDVIVSSSRQVELLKKAYTLIIELLNKIEKGISYDMLAFDVYEVLNFLGEITGEVTSEDVLDNMFKNFCLGK